A genomic stretch from Malus domestica chromosome 15, GDT2T_hap1 includes:
- the LOC139191816 gene encoding uncharacterized mitochondrial protein AtMg00810-like has protein sequence MVCRLHKSLYGLKQASRSWFQHFSSTIQEIGFQQSHVDYSLFTKVCGHSITVVLLYVDDMIIAGNNEEAISQLKQFLSGCFRIKDLGPLKYFLGVEVARSKAGISICQRKYTLDILEEAGLLGVRPAKVPMEPDLVLTTTGGDALKDPTRYRRLVGKLIYLTITRPDITYAVNNLSQFMQEPTLHHLKAAHRLLQYLKEAPVQGLLFPTENQLNLIGYCDADWARCPITRRSVTGFCIFLGKSLVSWKSKKQVTVARSSAEAEYRSMAATTCELTWLRNLLNDLRVNHPEPARLFCDNQAALHIAANPVYHERTKHIELDCHTVRERMQRGEIKTSHVQTGRQIADMFTKPLRAPTFHSHLGKLGVIDIHTPT, from the coding sequence ATGGTTTGTCGACTTCACAAGTCATTATACGGACTCAAGCAGGCATCTCGCAGCTGGTTCCAACATTTTTCATCAACCATTCAAGAAATTGGCTTTCAACAGTCTCATGTGGACTACTCATTATTCACTAAGGTTTGTGGACACTCCATTACTGTAGTATTGCTCTACGTCGATGACATGATCATTGCAGGAAATAATGAGGAAGCCATTAGTCAACTCAAGCAATTTCTTAGTGGATGTTTTCGAATTAAAGACCTTGGACcattaaaatattttcttgGTGTCGAAGTGGCACGGTCCAAAGCTGGGATCTCCATTTGCCAACGAAAGTATACTCTGGACATATTGGAGGAAGCTGGCTTGCTTGGCGTAAGACCTGCCAAGGTACCTATGGAACCAGATTTAGTGTTGACGACAACAGGTGGTGATGCCCTCAAGGACCCGACTCGATATCGACGTTTGGTTGGAAAATTAATATATCTTACCATTACAAGGCCAGATATTACGTATGCTGTGAATAATCTCAGTCAGTTCATGCAAGAACCAACACTCCATCACCTTAAAGCAGCACATCGTCTTCTCCAATATCTGAAAGAAGCACCAGTACAAGGGTTACTATTTCCTACGGAAAACCAACTTAATTTGATTGGCTACTGTGATGCGGATTGGGCTAGATGTCCGATCACACGTCGATCAGTGACAGGTTTTTGTATCTTCCTTGGTAAATCACTTGTATCATGGAAAAGTAAAAAGCAAGTCACGGTGGCAAGATCTTCAGCAGAAGCCGAGTATCGCTCCATGGCTGCAACCACTTGTGAGCTTACTTGGCTGAGgaatttgttgaatgatttgcGTGTAAACCATCCTGAGCCAGCAAGGTTGTTTTGCGACAATCAAGCTGCTCTACATATTGCAGCAAACCCTGTGTATCATGAACGAACCAAACACATAGAGCTGGATTGCCATACTGTTCGTGAAAGGATGCAGAGGGGAGAGATCAAGACCTCTCATGTGCAGACGGGACGTCAAATAGCAGACATGTTTACAAAGCCACTGAGAGCACCTACCTTCCATTCACATCTTGGCAAGTTGGGTGTTATTGATATCCacactccaacttga